From a single Accipiter gentilis chromosome 32, bAccGen1.1, whole genome shotgun sequence genomic region:
- the RAI2 gene encoding retinoic acid-induced protein 2, which yields MEELYKDAPNLPMDVTSPPSAMANNKLENGVAQLITAEAWNINSADLMKKALSPLVTVPAPSILTPPAESQSGVALKVAATVLQPICLGDSPVVLPIHLQVAGSAAPQMPATSAATPYVMTTQGPVPLPVLLEQHVFQHLNSPLVLPPGAACPASPLHAGLFPTTAAPPVGQPQLLDPKPSGQAQEPVLPPVFQTPGFAAVLQDLFPSQGALGSAPCQPPPDYATLPPQAFSSPLSPLVPPATLLVPYPVIVPLPVPVPIPIPVPIPVPHGAEAKAAPDPPKPPLFAPHSCKGTQTPLEKEETKPFDLLHPRELPQLSRHTVIKMGGENEALDLSMKGPPAPRASEAALPPLPPEDGALDLSLASCRKPAGPLGEAAGTGPAAAEAGGHPAPDKLPGPAAPFAPCKPQEASGKAEGRGAAGGPAELLRQPQKWLVEQAGRAGCEPKAGNNIEIVSTSQTAKVIVSVKDAVPTIFCGKIKGLSGVSTKNFSFKRDLPQDSVLQCYDVKSPPEPRDSAEALRKPVKNRSVKLKKMNSPEIHILPIKKQRLAAFFPRK from the coding sequence ATGGAGGAGCTGTACAAGGACGCCCCGAACCTGCCCATGGATGTCACCAGCCCGCCCTCGGCCATGGCCAACAACAAGCTGGAGAACGGGGTGGCCCAGCTGATCACGGCCGAGGCCTGGAACATCAACTCGGCCGACCTGATGAAGAAGGCCCTGTCCCCGCTGGTGACGGTCCCCGCGCCCTCCATCCTGACGCCGCCGGCCGAGTCGCAGAGCGGGGTGGCCCTGAAGGTGGCGGCCACCGTGCTGCAGCCCATCTGCCTGGGGGACAGCCCCGTCGTCCTGCCCATCCACCTGCAGGTCGCTGGCAGCGCCGCCCCGCAGATGCCGGCCACCAGCGCCGCGACCCCCTACGTCATGACCACCCAGGGCCCCgtcccgctgcccgtcctcctgGAGCAGCACGTCTTCCAGCACCTGAACTCGCCCCTGGTGCTGCCCCCGGGGGCCGCCTGCCCCGCCAGCCCACTGCACGCCGGCCTCTTCCCCACCACCGCCGCCCCCCCTGtcgggcagccccagctcctggacCCCAAGCCCTCTGGCCAAGCGCAGGAGCCCGTCCTGCCCCCCGTCTTTCAGACGCCGGGCTTCGCCGCCGTCCTCCAGGACCTGTTTCCCTCGCAGGGCGCCCTGGGctcagccccctgccagcccccccccgaCTACGCCACCCTCCCGCCCCAGGCCTTCAGCTCGCCCCTCTCCCCACTGGTGCCCCCCGCGACGCTGCTGGTGCCCTACCCCGTCATCGTGCCCctgcccgtccccgtccccatccccatccccgtccccatccccgtgccCCACGGCGCTGAGGCCAAGGCGGCCCCCGACCCGCCCAAGCCGCCGCTCTTCGCCCCCCACTCCTGCAAGGGCACTCAGACTCCCCTGGAGAAGGAAGAGACGAAGCCCTTCGACCTCCTCCACCCGCGGGAGCTTCCCCAGCTGAGCCGCCACACCGTCATCAAGATGGGCGGCGAGAACGAGGCGCTGGACCTCTCCATGAAAGGGCCGCCCGCGCCTCGGGCCAGCGAGGCCGCCCTGCCGCCACTGCCGCCCGAGGACGGGGCCCTGGACCTGTCCCTCGCCTCCTGCCGCAAGCCGGCGGGGCCCCTCGGGGAGGCGGCTGGCACCGGCCCTGCCGCCGCTGAGGCCGGCGGTCACCCCGCGCCGGACAAGCTGCCTGGCCCCGCTGCCCCCTTCGCCCCCTGCAAGCCCCAGGAGGCGTCGGGCAAGGCGgagggccggggggcggccggcgggccgGCCGAGCTGCTGCGGCAGCCGCAGAAGTGGCTGGTGgagcaggcgggcagggcaggctgcGAGCCCAAGGCCGGCAACAACATCGAGATCGTCAGCACCTCGCAGACAGCCAAAGTCATCGTCTCCGTCAAGGACGCCGTGCCCACCATCTTCTGCGGCAAGATCAAGGGCCTGTCGGGGGTCTCCACCAAAAACTTTTCCTTCAAAAGGGACCTGCCCCAGGACTCGGTGCTGCAGTGCTACGACGTGAAGAGCCCGCCCGAGCCCCGGGACAGCGCCGAGGCCCTCAGGAAACCCGTCAAAAACAGGAGCGTAAAGCTAAAGAAAATGAACTCGCCGGAGATACATATTCTTCCAATCAAGAAGCAACGGCTCGCTGCCTTTTTTCCAAGAAAGTAA